CCGCGGCCGCCCCCGGGCCGGAGCCAGCTCTCATCTCCCCGCCGCGGAGCCGGGACAGCGCGGCCGCTGCGGCGCCACCCCACGGCTGCGGGCCGGCTCCGCCGGGGGACCCTATTCCCGGTGACAACTTGGGCCCGGCCATCGCGTTCCGGCTCTCTACCGGCCACAGGGGCCCACAGCGCCTCTGCCCGGGGACTTACCGGCCACCGCCGGGTGCGGGACGTCCCGGGGAGACCGGGAGGTGATTTGATGCGCTCACACTTGCATAACAAGCAGcgtctcctgccctgctgtttGCTCCTGCGGGCTCTAGATCCGTGCAGTCATTCTGTCCAGGATTTTCTTCCGCCCTTCTCATCGAAATCTGTTATTCCACCCCAAAAAACTACAGACCGGCGTCTGCCTGCAGATCAGCCAGGCACTACAGGTAGCTCCTGCATCGTGCAGCGGTCGTTCCGAGAGCTGGGGTTTGTCATTGTGGCTTTGCCCTAAAGCAAGTGacaggagagaggagctgtAAGGAGTCGAAGCGAGGGTTTCCGAGCAGAGCGGCACAGCCGAGCCCCCTGGTCCGTCTGCTCCCGGACCGCGCCGCGGAGCCACAGCGGCTGGGCTGCGGTGTGCCTCTTggctctcttgctgcagctggacaaacgcaaaggagctgaagcagggctcagccctgctcctgcttttctGAAACCCGCCTCCCATCCAACCCCCGGCCCAGGCTGCAGGTTACTGAGACCAAACTCATACGAGGTGGCGCTGATTTCAATTGCACTCTGCTAACGGTTCCTTTGGGTCGTTAGATGACTACAAACTGCTGAGCCTGAAGGAGCTTTGTGGTGCCTCCAGCGCTGCGTACCGCAGGTGTCACAGCCACCCCCTCACCCCGGGAAAAGCTGGCGATTTAGGTAAAGACAACAACACAAAAGcgccccaaacaaaacaaaattcaTGCACTGAGGATGTTCGAAGTGATTTTGAGAAATGGAGAAACAGCTGAAAATTGGTGTGTGAAATTTATTACCGTTCCAAAGTCGCGCGTGGAAAGGGAGCCCCTAatcaggtgagcagaggctgcttccAAGAGCAAATAGGGAGATTTAGGTCAGAGGGGCGCCTGTTTTCCACCAAGGTGTCAGTAGAATTCCTAAGGGAATCCTCTCTGCCGAAGACCCTCAGGTTCTGGTGCCTGTGAccctgccagggagcagtgggcactgtGATGCCCCTCTGGCTGTGCCCTCCGCCTGCTGACACGATCGGCACTGCAAAGGCTACTGCCCCTGCGCCGTGTGCCCGGGCCGGGTAGCAGCCCCCTGACGGCCCCCGGAGCAGGACACCGGCCCGCGGGGCACCCCGCTCCTCCCGCTCCCGGCCGCGCACCGCTGTCACAGTTCTCCGCGGCGTTATCCCCGGCGATGCTGCCTCCTGGCACCTGCTCGCCTGCCGGGCCCCTCAGCGTCCGTGCCCACGACCTCTGCGGGCCGGGCCATAGAAAGGGGCCCGCCCCCGTGCCGGTTCTCCCCCGCCGCCGCTCCCGGGCCGGCTCCGGGCGCGCCCCGCGCACTCCGCGCTCGGCCAGGCGCAGGGGCGGCGGAGCGCCGCGCGGTGCACTGTGGGCAGGGCCAGCCGCCGCCATTTTGTCTCTGTCACTTTCGGCGGCGCGGTCGGTTCGGGAggagaggcggcggcggcgcccgTGTTTGGCGAGGGGGCATTCGGTGAAGAGGACACGATGATATCTGCCGCCCAGCTCCTAGATGAGCTTATGGGCCGGGACAGAAACCTGGCCCCGGACGAGAAGCGCAGCAACGTGCGGTGGGACCATGAGAGCGTGAGTGAAGCGGAGCcgcctctcccctcccttcctccttcccatcCCCCTCGCAGGGCCGGGGTGTTGTCGTAGCGACATGAACCCTGGGTGCTGGCCTACAGCCTCTCCCGGCCTGGGGCTGCATGGAGGCCTGGGGGGTTCCCGGGCTGGCGCGGGAGTGCGGGCCGGGCCCTTTCCGTGGAACCTGAGGCTGCGGGGCTGCTgcatggcggcggcggcggcgctagGCCGGGATCGTTGCGCGGGAACGTCGCGGAGCCTCGagatgaggagaaggaggaaccaAGTGGCCgggagggaggagaatctcGCCATAACAAGGCTGTTGTTTggggtgctgggaggagagCGGCCTTGTGTTGGGGCTGGGGCGCAAGAAGGAGAGGCGGTGTTCCCCAGGAGTGCCAGTAAACGGCGTTAGGGGAGGGCCGGCAGGCCCAGGTGGTGGCTTGCACGCAGGGAGCGAAGACAGTTGTTCATAGTTCTGGAGACAAATGTCTCTAGATCGCTTCCTGAGTGGTATTGGAAAAAGTAACAGAAGGATCCAGACATACCGACTTAGCTGCCCGGAGGCTGTGGCACAGGGAAGAATCACAAGATTTGAAACTGAGTTTGCTGAGAAAAGACTTCATCCTTCCATGCttgtgcaggcagaggagttCCACAGCTCCTGGTGGGGAGCTAATGTAAACAGTACTGTTGTTTAGTAGTATTTAGATGTTTTTTGTTAATGTGGTGATTCGTTGATTTTCTGTAATACATAGATCAAACAAAATTTATAATGATGGTGATTAATTTTCTTACGATTATTTTGGAGTGGAGTTTCTCCCCAGGTGTGGTCGAGTGTTAATGAGTGACTTCTAGTGACACCCATCATAGTCAGAAGTTATTTCATGAAAAATGAATGGTAGTTACAAAGTTCCTGTAACGGCTCCTTTGGGAGAGATGAGCGCTgctgaaatactttttttcctcattcatgttttgcttgggtttttttttttgtttgcttctttgtttgctttttggaattaTATGTCCAAAGAGAGTGTCAGAGTTGCAGTAGTTTAGTACCTGTGTGATAGGAGTTTCTGTGGTTTAAGCTGCAAAAAAACTCATTGCACTCCTCCTCCCCTTAGCGTTTTCTTGGAATGTTAaactgggagaagggaggacTGCACACCTCTGGCGGTTGTAAGTTGCATCTTTAGCACAGTGATAAGAACTGCAGGTTTTCAACTGAGACTTCTGTCGTTTTAAGGATGGCTTACACTTGGTTTTGTCTCAGATTGCAGGAGGTAAGGAGGAATGTTTGTCTTGCCTTACGTTTTATAAGGAACTTGTTAGGCTTTTTTCTCCTTGCTTAAAGTATGCTACTGTATAACTGAGCTGTGCTCTTTTTTTGCCTTAGTCTTTTTAACCAAGTTTAGATTACTTTCTTCATCTTAAAATGAGCACACTTTAGGATGCAGAGGTTGAGTCTGACCATAGGAATCTGTTTGTAAGCTGTTGCTCAGTTATTTTGCCTCAGAAAAGAGGTCTGGTCTCCCCTCCCCTGTCCTCCTTTGGCCAAATGGAGAGGTGTCCAGTGCCTAAGGCCTGGGGAATTCACAGGCTTAAGGTTGAGCTTTCCTTCAGTCTTGTAGgaactgctgctgtgtgctctgctgctcctatACTCACCAATTTGTGGGACATAATTAAATGCAGCCTCCCTGAAACAGAGGGAAACAGATTGCTATAGTCAACTGACGAGGGCAGGAAGAAAACCACCCCTGTTAAAACATGTTTCAGTTTGATTTCCCACATCACCTGGAGGTTACATTTTGCAATGCTGACATGCTTTGAAAGACAGAAAGTGCAGATAAGGTTCAGATAGTAACGTTAATTGATCTCCTTGGCTACTCTTGCTCTTTCCAGATGAGATCCTTGTGCTGATGTAATTTCTTGCAAGATTAGCCATAGCAGCTAATCTTGCGATGCACATCTCTTCAGTGTCTGTTGCACTTGTACCAAAGTTTAGGATTTGGTGCCACACTTCAGTGTTAGACTGGAGAGATTTTCAAACCGCTGTTTCCTTTATAATTAGCTAATTGCAGCTAGGTGCATATAAAAAACTGGAAGGTGCAATGAAATTCCAGACAGGAATGGGTTTGTGAAGATGCAGAAGCAGAATGTGAGACAGATGAGCATTTATTTGCAGTCATGATGAAATCCTGATCATGTGTTGTGAAGCCTTTTGTGGAGCTCAAGTTCCTACTTGAAAACTTTCACACAGTTAAAGCCTTTAATCATAACCTCTATGAAATCTCAGTTGCTACCTATTTAAGTATTGCAGCATGTCCTTAGGTGATCAGTTCTAGTTCTCGCACAAAGGCTTTCTAACTTGTGTGCAGGAGGAGATGATTAGTGCCATGTATTTCAGTCTTTCTGCTTTCTGGCCTGTGTGTAGACAAATGGATGTCCCTGTCTCTGGAGCAGCCACTTGACTAGTTCACACACATTTGCATTAAAAAGCCACTGAGACAAAACAAGTGCAAGTGGAAACAGCAACCATGTAAAGGTTATGAGACTGTTCTGTAgcagcagagagcccagcactgacTGCATGTACTGCTGTGAGACTTTGAGATTCTTCTGGTCCATTGAGGTAACTGGGGGGACCTGCTGTGGACAGGTGTCTGTCAGACAGTGTTTCTGGTGGGAATATGGCTTCTCAACTTGTAAATTCTGTATGTAAAATACGATTTGATAggatcattagggttggaataGACCACTAAAGTAATCAAGTTCAACTATCAATATATTTGATGATATTAACTACTTAGGATGTGGTACACTTTTAGTTCTATAGCGCCAAAGACCTAACTTGATCTGCATctagatagaatcacagaactgaatCCTCCAGGAGACAAGGCCAAGGGGGATGAGGTGACACTTGTTTTGGAAGGATGTTAGTAGTGGAGCATTACCTCTATCAGTGAAGTTTGGAAGCAGGACTTACATAGGTTTGGTGTGGGTGAGCATTGCTCCTAGCATGTCTGCTGCCTGCGAAATTTGAACTCATCTCTGAAGGAATTGTCTAGGCCTTGGTGTGTAAGCCATGAGCTGATGGGCTTCATTCCCAGCCTTTTCACTAGGACTTCTTCTTACCTGAAGGAATTCACTTGCATCAGTAAATAAtttcttgcagaagaggagggtgtTCACACAGAAGTATTAGTTATAGAGAGCTGCTAGTAGTTTCTCTACATAGCAAAGCCTTGAACTGTTTCACAGTCTCTGGAAGAGCTGGCCATGTGTGCTGTCATCTTATGCAGCTTTAGGTGAAGGATAGTGCTTCCCATCTCCCAGGGTCTGAAGGATTCATGCACTGGAGATGAAGAAACAGGGAGTTCCAAGTGTCTGTCTTTGTTGCAAGTCTTACTGAAATGGGACAGCCTGAGAGCTTGGAGGAAGCAGCTGTGTGGTCAGTGCTGCTGCAATAGTTGGGCAGTACGGTTCCTCTCTGTTACTCCACCTTGATGGTGGACTCTTGGGATGGAAAGCTTGGTTGGTTTTCTGTGTACTCTGTAAAGCAGTTAGAAAAGTTTAAACTTGCGTAGTCTGAGTTCCAGTCTGATATCCAACACGGAGAAGTGAATCAGACTGACCGCATTTGATGAAGTAGTGCAGATGGGTGTGGAGTAGGCTCTGAGACTCTCTCTTCACCCCTGGTTGTTGAAACACTTCAAAAGGTACCTCAGGAAATAACACCTTGTCTTTGTACACAGCACATGAGAGCAATACAGCTGGGCTGTCATGAGCAGATAGAACTGATATGACAGAGCGGTAATCAGTCTAGGGGAAGAGTGTTGAAGAGTTAATTATTTAAGATTGCTTATGAAGTTAGGGGTACAAGTATTTCTGATTCTATCCTTTTGGCTCTTGTGGATAGAGAGTATTTCTGTATCGGGAACTTCAGGAGCTGACCAGCTTTAGCTAAGCCTATGATCATGGGTGAAGGTGAATAAGCTTTTGAACAAAAGCTGGGTTTATTCCATATTATGTTCAGTGTTTACTGGCTAGGCTAACAGGCTGGGGGGTTGCTGACTTCTTGGTGGCTGCTTTTCTGTTATCAAGAAAAACCTGACTCTCTAATGCAAAAAAAATAGGCTATGTAGAAACAACCAAGCCCTTTTTAGCTGGCAGGAAAGCAGCTGAAAATGACTGTCTTGTCTGCCTTGGAGAGGTGTAGTGTCCCTTTCCTTAGCACTCTTGAAAGAGGAGACTTTGAAAGCCCTGGAATGAGGAAGCTTCTGGATAGCTACAATCTGTGTTCTTAAGGTTTTCAACAGACATCAGAGCCTGGTAGGTTTGATGCTGATGGCTCCTGctctccaagccaggagcactaAAGAATTcaggctggactcagctgctgtAGACCAGCTCAGAGGAAGGTGGTTCGGTGTCTGTGGTTGGAGGTATTCATGGTTGAGGCATTCTGCTGTAACGTTTTCCCTGGTCGGACTTGATCAGTTCCTTGCTACAGGGCTGTCGCAAGTGGATGGTGCTTTGCTTCATCTGGGACATTTGACAGTGAAATAAGAAAAACTGCTGGTGCAGTGGGAAGGGAGATGTTTGCAGCTGGGATACACCTGGTACCACCTGCTGCTATGAAGTAACAGTTTGCAGTGTACAAGGGGATTTTTACTTCATATCTTGGAAAATAGAAGCAATCACCTACAAATGCTAATtccagaagaagaaaatgatgcctgtttctttcttctctgtcaGGTTTGTAAATACTACCTTTGTGGCTTTTGCCCAGCTGAATTATTTACAAATACCCGTTCTGATTTAGGTAAGTCTGGAAACCTTGTCCTTTTATTCACTTACATATAATTACAATTCGACTTTTGTTTGCAAGCTAGGCTTTTATTGCCTAATGGGTGGCCAAAGCACTTTGAAAACAGGCTTTTTGAAAACACTTTTTAAAGGATTGCCACTAATGTAGTGCTTTAACAACAGTATTTTTTCCAGATCCTGTAAAAAAAGTTGAGTTTCTTCCCCTTGCTTACAGTGTAAGATGAACCATTGTTGTGGGAGGTGGTTTTCTCCTCATGGAGTGTTGGCTTCTACTTTGGTCTATTCTGCCTGGTCAACATTTTAGCTTAGTGGTGTGTGAGCTTTGTAGCAGGGTCTCATTTGCTGTGACAGTTCCACTGGGTACCACCTCTAAATTACCGATGGCCTTTGACTGATGGTGTGAGGATAGGTGGCTGGGAGAGGGAACCTGGGAAAGCAGGCTTTTGGCCTTGGCCAGGACCTCCCAATCCATCCAAGAGCAATTCAACAGGACTGCCCTCATGTACTCAGGCCATGTACATCCTCATTTTACTCTGAAGGTCAGTGTTGTAAGAAGCCAGTTTATTAGAAAAAAACACTGGAGCTTAGAAAGTGCTTAATGGAATGACCTTTTCTATGTaatctttccttttattttttttctaaggCCCCAGGTGTTTAAGGTATTATTTTGTTTGTGCAGTTTTCCCATTTTAGAACTTCATCTGGGAGTTCTATTTATTCTGAGACTCTATGTCTTCAGACTGTCCTTTGAGTTCATAATGACTTAGCCGTGTTaacattccttttctttgatgTGTCTTTCAAACTCCAAGCAAAGTGAGCAGAAAAGCAGGCATGCAAGTGCCTGGGAAGTGTTTACAGCTCCATTCCGTCATGGTGCACAGGGAAGTGCTGATGGAATATGAATGCATCCTTCAAGAATGCAAGCTTCAACTTTTTGTTTGGTCTTTTTAGGTCCTTGTGAAAAAATTCACGATGAAAATCTCCGTAAACAGTAAGTGTGTTGTGTCCATGCTGAGTGGTGTATCCATGCAGGCAGTGTAGTGTGTTGGGTGGTGTCTTCATGCAAGCAGTATCTGCTGTGACTGAAACCTTCTTAAAGCAACCCAGCCACTGGCTGATTTTTGATCTACCTGTAAGCATTAATCGAAATGTGTAATATTCTCTTGCCCTGAGCAAGACTTGGGCACATGGCAGATGTTGTTACTTACTTTTGAAACATTAGGGGTTGACATGAGCTTTCGTTTCTAAAACATCTTGCCAGGTACGAGAAGAGCTCTCGTTTTATGAAGGTGGGCTATGAGAGAGACTTCTTACGCTACTTGCAAAGCTTGCTGGCAGAGGTGGAGCGCAGGATCAGAAGAGGCCATGCTCGCCTGGCACTCTCACAGAATCAGCAGTCGTCTGGGGTGAGTCTGGAGGGGGCACTGAGGCAATTTCTGCTCTAGAGAGTCTCCCTGTTCTCTTTACCTTGCCTTCTCAGGCAAAATGCATTGTTTGCCAGAGGATTCTCATTAGGTAAGTCGCTTCGTAGCTTAGCCAGCAGATGCACCTAGCCCTGATGGACAAGCCAAGTGCTCCATGGGCAGAAAGAGTACCTCTGCTTTCCCTGTCTGCTTCCTCAAAATCAGGACCTGTTCTTTGCCCAAAAGCATTGATCTTTGCATGTTTTCTTTGCCCTGTTGACCTCAGTTTACCTTCCCTCcctcagctgcatctctctgctaGTGAGCTGTGTCATGCTGCTATTCCAGGAGCGGGGATGTGCTGCGTCCTTCAGCAACTCAATCCCTGTCAGCTGCCACACTGAGGCTGTAGCTTCTGCTTGCTCCAGCACCGCTGTTGGCTGGTGATGGTGGGGTCAGGGAGCTTTGAGGAAAGACAGGCTTCTGTGCCACTGGTCTCTGCTCAAAGCTGTATGCCAGACAGCTCTTTGTGAAAGGCTTCAACTGGCTGGAAGAaaaatctctttttctttctcatttcccTTACCATGTGATGGATTTGaagcagtgagtgtggcctgtGCCCTGAGAGTTTCATGACTGGTAGGGTAGCCTTCcctctttttcctccccagtTAATTGTTCTATGCCAAGTCCAGTTGCTTTGAAAGGATTTGTGCTCAGTATCTAGTCATGAGAGCTtgctggctgtggagcagagcagagcaaaggctggaggggaggcagGTGTCAGACTGCTCTATCGGTCTTCAGAGAGGACACTACTGTCAAGCACAGTTTGGCTGAAGTGAGATTCATTTTGGTTTGTGCTCAGAGGTTAAGTTTCAGAGCCTGTGGAACTTCTAAGTTATACTTGAGTGTCTGCAAAGGCAGGCAATAGCTGCCTGCCAGTTACACAGCTCAAATCCAGCACTTTGAGCTCAGATGTCTTGCCTTTCATGGACCAGAGCCTTGAACCTTGTTGTTGATTTAGGAGGAATTAGTGTGATTACAGCTTGCTTCACTCAGTAGCAATTGAGTAAGCCATGCTGAGGAGCATTTTATGTTAGACTAGACTATTAGTGGTAGGCCTCCATGAGAGAAGAGGCAGGCAAAGACTGTTCCTGAATGTAAGAAGCCATACCTTTGTGTGTTTTAAAGCTGTTTGAACTAAACACTGACCATTTGtttggcagggagcaggaccTACTGGTAAAAATGAAGAGAAGATTCAAGTGTTAACTGACAAAATTGATGTGCTTCTACAACAGGTGAGCTGCTTTTATTTCCTGCAACACACAGCTCTGGCTTTTGATACTTGCTTTATTACAACtaattttttttgtcctttagaTTGAAGAACTAGGTTCAGAAGGGAAGGTGGAGGAGGCACAAGGAATGATGAAACTTGTTGAGCAgttaaaggaagagagagaactgCTGAGGTCTACAACTTCAGTAAGTAACGTCTTTGAATTTCTGTCAGACTCGTTTCCAAATGTGGTTCTTAATGGCCCTGTCCACACCCTGAAGGCAGGCAGGTGCTGCGCAGGGTTTATTAGACTATAGCAGGACATCTAGTCCAGTGTGTTATCAGCTGCTGCCTTGAGAGTGGCTTTCCTGCAGACAGATAATGCAGCTGTTcactcagcagtgctggaagtGAGCTTGCATTTAGTTGCGGTCTGaggtgagctgtgctgcacagcctccACAGTGCCCTTTTGCTGAATGACCAACCTGCCCCTTGCAGGAAGCCCCGTGTGGGGCTGTGACTAGAGACAGGCATCTGACTGAGGGCCAGGGTGCTATGTTCCTATCAACGAAGAGGAGCTTATGTTTGAGGGTTATGTTTTGGTGCTAGTAATGAACTGCAGATGTGGTTGCTGTTACAGCTCGGAGGAATTGTTGAGTGTTGCCAGCAGGGTTTCTGTCCATGCTGTGATCCATGGGCACTGTGCAGCAACCATTGCCTGGCTTTGTGCTGCAGTTCTCATGGCTGTTGACACAGGGAGTTAATTTCATCACCATCTTTTTGAACAGAAGCCTGCCATTCTTCTTCCTGTTTCTTCATGGGGCATTCCAGCTTTCCCTCTTTGAGGAATATCCCTTGGCTGTTCTGCAGCTCCAGACATTTAAGTTGATGCCAAAGAAATTGTCTGAAAAggaatttttatttttctgaatTCTGAGAttgcaaggaggctgcagatgtGGCTATTCAAATTagtcctttgcagtgaggaaCAAGATGTAGTTTGCTGTTTCCCAAGAGACTCTTTCCTTGTAGCTGGCATCTGCAGCCTGGTGtcactctgctcagcctggcacgTGCGGTGCTCTAAAGAGAGGTGTGCAGATGGGATTGCCAGCTCCTACTGCTGCCTGGGACTTGACAGCAGGAGCAAAGAAGTTTGGAACTTTCACTGATTTCTAGATGAGACTTTTCTCTTGCTTTACAAAGCATTTTTCTTTTGCAGACAATTGAGAGTTTTGCCGCGCAGGAGAAGCAGATGGAAGTTTGTGAAGTTTGTGGAGCCTTTTTAATTGTGGGAGATGCACAGTCCAGGGTAGATGACCACTTGATGGGAAAGCAGCACATGGGTTATGCCAAAATAAAAGCTACTGTAGAAGATTTAAAAGTAAGCATCTCCTTCAGTTACTGAACTTCAAAACATTGCCTAGAGGCATCCTGTGGTAAATAAAAGGCTGTCCAGGGACTTCCTTAAGTGAGTGACCTATAGCAATTCCATGGACTGGCACTGCACCTTCAGCTCCCACTGGCACTGCTGTTCTCTGCTGTGTACGCTCACAGCAGGGAAAAGCAAAGGTGTGTGTGCAAGGGGGAGTGACTTGTggccactgcagagagctgtagagTGCCTCTGTTCTGTGGGAGTGACAAGGAAAGGAAGTTCTGCAAGACAAAGGATCTGTACTTCCAGGAGTTTGGAAGGTGTTTCCTTCGGGGGAATAAAAACAACCCTGAGATCCCTTTAAAAGCCTAAGCTCTGCATCCTCAGAGTGCCAGCCAGGGGCTTCTCTCAGAATCTTCATCTCTGTGACCTTTTGTTTGAAGGAGAAGTTACGGAAAAGAACAGAAGAGCCTGACCGTGACGAGaggttaaaaaaagagaaacaagagcgggaagagagagagaaagagagggagcgGGAAAGGGAGGAGCGGGAGAGGAAGAGACGgcgtgaggaggaggagaaggaaaaggagagggctCGTGACAGAGAGAGGCGCAAAAGGAGCCGCTCCAGGAGCAGGCACTCGAGCAGGACCTCTGACAGACGGTGCAGCCGCTCACGAGACCACAAACgctccagaagcagagagagaaggcgCAGCAGGTACCTTTGTGTCTTGTGTCTGAGTACCTTTGTCTAGGGCAGTTCATGTCTGCAGATGCTCGGGACATTGGGAGGTGTTGCTGTGGTACAGCTGCGAGccaggtgacagcagctgacCTTGGCCTTCTGTAatgtgctgcctgtgcaggaGTCGTGACCGCAGGAGAAGCAGGAGCCATGACAGGTCAGAAAGGAAGCACAGGTCtcgcagcagggacaggaggcgATCAAAAAGCCGGGACCGGAAATCCTACAagcacagaagcaaaagcagagagagagagcaagacaGGAAGTCAAAAGAAAAAGGTATGTGTGTGAAGACTGAGTTCATAGCAAGGTCTGAAACTAGTCCTTCCCCGAAGAAGTCAAAAGGtcttgcagtgagcagctgaGGTTGTTGGCATTTGGCCGGCTCTAACTCTAATTATGTTTGTTGCTGTTAAGCAGTTTGAATCATTTTCCCTGTTCCAGTCACTGTTACTGCACTTGTGCACACCAGGGCCCACCTcttacctgctccagcagttgttAAAATCTTGCTGCTCTCTTTGCAAATTAAGGAGGCAAGGATTTCGCTGTAATTTAAGACTTGTTCACTGTTTACCTTCAGACAAACATGAGCCTGTAATCAGATTTTCATGAGTGACTCTCTTCTGTCTCTACTGTCAGCAGGTCCTTCTGTGGTTGCCCTTTGGTGCATGTGTTGTGGGAGGCTGGTAGCTGGTTTTTCACCTGTACTGCCTGTTGCTTCTCTATACGATCAtgtttcctttgttttcctgtAACAGTGCTTTCAGatttgggggggtgggtttgtttgggattttggtTGTTCGTGGGGGTTTTGGGTAGCTTTTTTGGTCAATGAATGTGGTCCAAGATAAATTTTGAAGATTTTCTGTAATGCTCTAAATTGCAATTTTGTGCCCTCTCCTGATCTCCTGCTCTTTcctgccatttcctcttggttttattttggctCTATCTTGTTTTAAAGAGGTGAGATTGGCTTTGTCAATGTTCAGGTGAGTCTCACTAGGCTGCTGTGCTAGTACTTTGCAGCCTTTATAGCAGCACAGACCATGTGCAGCAGCATTGATGGTGACTCATGG
This is a stretch of genomic DNA from Pogoniulus pusillus isolate bPogPus1 chromosome 11, bPogPus1.pri, whole genome shotgun sequence. It encodes these proteins:
- the LUC7L3 gene encoding luc7-like protein 3 isoform X4 — encoded protein: MISAAQLLDELMGRDRNLAPDEKRSNVRWDHESVCKYYLCGFCPAELFTNTRSDLGPCEKIHDENLRKQYEKSSRFMKVGYERDFLRYLQSLLAEVERRIRRGHARLALSQNQQSSGGAGPTGKNEEKIQVLTDKIDVLLQQIEELGSEGKVEEAQGMMKLVEQLKEERELLRSTTSTIESFAAQEKQMEVCEVCGAFLIVGDAQSRVDDHLMGKQHMGYAKIKATVEDLKEKLRKRTEEPDRDERLKKEKQEREEREKEREREREERERKRRREEEEKEKERARDRERRKRSRSRSRHSSRTSDRRCSRSRDHKRSRSRERRRSRSRDRRRSRSHDRSERKHRSRSRDRRRSKSRDRKSYKHRSKSREREQDRKSKEKVQRKYAQMKMELSQVRRHTKAPSEGKDNVVLQNILRTAT
- the LUC7L3 gene encoding luc7-like protein 3 isoform X5, whose amino-acid sequence is MISAAQLLDELMGRDRNLAPDEKRSNVRWDHESVCKYYLCGFCPAELFTNTRSDLGPCEKIHDENLRKQYEKSSRFMKVGYERDFLRYLQSLLAEVERRIRRGHARLALSQNQQSSGGAGPTGKNEEKIQVLTDKIDVLLQQIEELGSEGKVEEAQGMMKLVEQLKEERELLRSTTSTIESFAAQEKQMEVCEVCGAFLIVGDAQSRVDDHLMGKQHMGYAKIKATVEDLKEKLRKRTEEPDRDERLKKEKQEREEREKEREREREERERKRRREEEEKEKERARDRERRKRSRSRSRHSSRTSDRRCSRSRDHKRSRSRERRRSRSRDRRRSRSHDRSERKHRSRSRDRRRSKSRDRKSYKHRSKSREREQDRKSKEKGQKIRLWG
- the LUC7L3 gene encoding luc7-like protein 3 isoform X1, translated to MISAAQLLDELMGRDRNLAPDEKRSNVRWDHESVCKYYLCGFCPAELFTNTRSDLGPCEKIHDENLRKQYEKSSRFMKVGYERDFLRYLQSLLAEVERRIRRGHARLALSQNQQSSGGAGPTGKNEEKIQVLTDKIDVLLQQIEELGSEGKVEEAQGMMKLVEQLKEERELLRSTTSTIESFAAQEKQMEVCEVCGAFLIVGDAQSRVDDHLMGKQHMGYAKIKATVEDLKEKLRKRTEEPDRDERLKKEKQEREEREKEREREREERERKRRREEEEKEKERARDRERRKRSRSRSRHSSRTSDRRCSRSRDHKRSRSRERRRSRSRDRRRSRSHDRSERKHRSRSRDRRRSKSRDRKSYKHRSKSREREQDRKSKEKEKRGSDDKKSSVKSSSREKQSEDTNTDSKESDTKNEVNGTSEDIKSEVQRKYAQMKMELSQVRRHTKAPSEGKDNVVLQNILRYIVLSQLFCSRLVPH
- the LUC7L3 gene encoding luc7-like protein 3 isoform X3, which codes for MISAAQLLDELMGRDRNLAPDEKRSNVRWDHESVCKYYLCGFCPAELFTNTRSDLGPCEKIHDENLRKQYEKSSRFMKVGYERDFLRYLQSLLAEVERRIRRGHARLALSQNQQSSGGAGPTGKNEEKIQVLTDKIDVLLQQIEELGSEGKVEEAQGMMKLVEQLKEERELLRSTTSTIESFAAQEKQMEVCEVCGAFLIVGDAQSRVDDHLMGKQHMGYAKIKATVEDLKEKLRKRTEEPDRDERLKKEKQEREEREKEREREREERERKRRREEEEKEKERARDRERRKRSRSRSRHSSRTSDRRCSRSRDHKRSRSRERRRSRSRDRRRSRSHDRSERKHRSRSRDRRRSKSRDRKSYKHRSKSREREQDRKSKEKEKRGSDDKKSSVKSSSREKQSEDTNTDSKESDTKNEVNGTSEDIKSEGDTQSN
- the LUC7L3 gene encoding luc7-like protein 3 isoform X2, which encodes MISAAQLLDELMGRDRNLAPDEKRSNVRWDHESVCKYYLCGFCPAELFTNTRSDLGPCEKIHDENLRKQYEKSSRFMKVGYERDFLRYLQSLLAEVERRIRRGHARLALSQNQQSSGGAGPTGKNEEKIQVLTDKIDVLLQQIEELGSEGKVEEAQGMMKLVEQLKEERELLRSTTSTIESFAAQEKQMEVCEVCGAFLIVGDAQSRVDDHLMGKQHMGYAKIKATVEDLKEKLRKRTEEPDRDERLKKEKQEREEREKEREREREERERKRRREEEEKEKERARDRERRKRSRSRSRHSSRTSDRRCSRSRDHKRSRSRERRRSRSRDRRRSRSHDRSERKHRSRSRDRRRSKSRDRKSYKHRSKSREREQDRKSKEKEKRGSDDKKSSVKSSSREKQSEDTNTDSKESDTKNEVNGTSEDIKSEVQRKYAQMKMELSQVRRHTKAPSEGKDNVVLQNILRTAT